The window ATAATAAAGACAGTTGTAGGGATCGACCGGTGATGTTTTTTCACCCCTCGTTATTTTATAGAACTCTGTAATTCCTTCTTTCAGATTTCCATTGAGACTGACCATATACGCTTTAAATGCATAAAGGAGACGGGTAAATATCGAATCCTGATCCGAGGTTCGAAAACATTTTTCTTCGATTGCCGAATAGCCGTTCTCCCAGGTAATAATTTCATCCGGAACGTGTTTTTGTTCGTATGGTTTTCCTATACTCTTTTCAATACTTTCAAGGGCCTTTTTATATTGTTTCTGGAAAAAATATCCTTCACTGAGGAAATAAAGCGTTTCCCTGTTTTCTTCAAGGGACAAAAGAAGCGATATGCCGTTAAGGATTTTACCGGAATAAATGGTCACTCTGGCAAGCCATGCCCTTATCACCGGGCGAGCCTTATCGATATAGTAAAGTGAGGTGAGGGAAAGACATTCCATCAATGCGGCGTGCGCTTCGGCGTAAAGACCGAGCTCGAACAACATACGCGATGTAAAAAAGCGGAGATACAATTCCCATTCTCTTTTTCCCGCGGATGCGGCTAATTCTCTTCCTTCTTCCGAAATACCGATCGCTTTTGATATATTACCCTGCATGAAGAGTGTCCCGCTGATCAGAATCATGATGAGTATTTTAGTATACGGATGGCCGCCGTCAGGGAATGTCCGTAACGCCACATTGAGATAATCGAAGGCATCCTCGATTTTTTCGTTTGCCAGCATGATGGCACCGAGGTTGATGTAAGCCCGGGCGACATTCTCCGGAGTACCGTGTTCCTGATAATCCATGAGTGATTTTTTATTGTATTTGACCGCTTCCTCGCTTTCACCTTTGAGCAGCGAATAATGGGCCATATTGAGAAAAAGTTCAGCCCGAAACGATGAACCGTGATATTCGTCGATATCCTTTTCTATCACATCGACGCAAATTTTATCCGCCCGTTCCATATCTCCTTGCAGTAACGCCATTCTAAGCTGTCCTGAGTGAAGTATCATTTTGAGTGTATGCTTTTTTTCATCATCCAGATGCTTTTCGAGGTTCAGATTTTTTATATCGAGGAAGGGTTTCACATTGGTAAAATCGTTCTCGTTTATTTTTCTTTCGATCAATGCATGAAGCACTTCCAGGGAGACAGAATAATTATTCAAATTCTTGAAAAAAGAGAACAGAACGACATAGCTTTTGATTTTTCCGTTTTTCCACATAGCGATCACATAATCGCCGATGGAGTCTTTCAGGTATGTGGTTTTCGTTCCCATGATTTCATCGATTTTGTTTTTCATCATGGGGAATGTGGGAATGATGTATTCTCCCGTCGAGATTAATCCATAATGAAATAGATGGAGGAAAATCTTGTCGATAAGATGCAGTTGAAATCCGATCGAAGCGAGGAATTCGGTGAGTTCGGATCGCGTAAGCACGCCGCTTGACAGATAAATATAGTAAAGGATGTCTTTTTCATTCTCTTTGAAATTCGTGATGACGGTGAGGATGACTTTCGTATTGGAAAGGCCTTCGTCGAGCCGAATTTCCTCCTTTGATTTCCATGCGTAATGGTTTTTTTCTTTTACCAAACGATTCAGTATATGACTGTAGTGGAAGAAGTTCATGACGGGCACGATTGTTCCCTTTGAATAGTCTGCAAGATCATTACAAAGATTTTTCGATATTTTAATGCCGGGATACAGGGTCCTTCCGATACTCTTTATCTCGTTCTGCTCGAGGGGGGGTATTTTAATCTTGTGATAGGGCATGTTTCCGAACGTCTTCGGGAGTTTTGATTGATGCGAAACAATGACGGGGAGTAACGATGTGTTTCCCAGGAAATCCTTGAGAATCGAGTTGAGCATTTCCATTGATGACGGTTCGTAGGTATCGACATCGTCACAGATAACGATTCCGGGCATAAGGAGTGAGTTCATCATCGACAGATAGCCTGAAAGATACAGATTATACGAAGCAAGAAAATCTTCATAGAGGTGGTCCGGGCTTTGTTCCTTTATACTGTTCTTTTTCAGGTAATGGAGGATCTCTCCCCGCGTTTTCCACACCTTCGCTTCCCATGACCTGAGATGGTCGGGTAATTCATTGAGCAACTGCAGATTGATGCTGTTGACAAACGGATGGATGAACGATCTGTTTTTAAATCTCGTATATAGCCGGGGAACATATGAAAATCGTTTTTCAGAAACAAAATCCTTGACGATATTGCAGGTGATCGTCGTTCTGCCCGTCCCCTGTTTTCCGTAGATGAGTATGATTTTTTCTTTTTCCGTTCCATTGATAAGGGGGGTTATTTCATCACTCAACCTCATATAGACGCTTTTTCGTACCCATGTCACCGAATCTTTATGCTCCGTTTCCTTTAACCGTTCCGGTTTTTTGGAGACATAATAAAATTGCCCTTCCTGTGTATAGGTGAAATATTTTGAGAAATAATCCTTTTCATGCCTGCTTACCCATATCTTTTCTTCACTCTCAAGCGAAAAGAGTTGTTTTTTCAATTTTTCGGAAATACGTTCGGGGGGTTCGGTCCGGGAGAACGAGATCATGATATTGAAGCCAAAGAGTTCTTCACGAATTTTACAAAGTAAATCATACACCTGGAAAACGATGTGGGCGATCATGCCGGGATCACTTTTTTCTTCTTCCCCGAGGGTAAAGAGAAAGAATCCCTCCCTTTCCTGAAAGCGGATGAGTTCGAACCGGCATGCCCTTCCGATAGAAGCAAATTCCGCTTCGACCGGCGCCATATCTTCTTTGTTTATTTTCTTCAACTGCGAATAACTGTGTATATGAACAAGGACATATATCATACGGTATTAAACAATAAAAAGCGGGGTATTGCAAACGATAATTTATACTATTTATGACGGGTTTCCCACGAGTTGGTTATTGGTAATGTTTTTGCCTGCATAGCCATGTGTTTCGCACTGGATGACGAAGGCTTCTCCGACGATCAAAGACGTCCGAAACCCGCATCGAGGCGGTGAGATCAAAACGCGAATCCTGTGACCGCTTATTTTCCGCATTTATACACGCTGGCGAAAGTCCGCGTTATCGACCTTTTCCCATTTGTGCGATTTTTATGAAAGCCTACCACTTGACTTTATTGATTTTTAAGTGATACACTTTATATTCAAAAGCAAGTAGCCGAAAAAGAAAAGAGAAGAATTTTTTTATTTTAATAAGCAGAGGAAGGTGCATTTTTGGGGCTGTTAAATGAAATAATTAAAGAAATATCTTTTCATAGCATAAAGCTTATAGCCGTTCTCTTTTCATTTCTGTATCTGCGGAATGTGTCGGCTAAAAGACCCATGGGGGCCTTCCGTTTCATCAATTATATAATCCTCGTCCTTTTTATCCGCGAGATGTTGTACGGCGTATTGCGGGTCATTGATGCAACATTGGAACTTCAGATTTTCGACTCGTTGCTCTGTGTATTGCTTGTATCCGATAGTATCATCCTTCTCCTGTACCTTTTCTGGCTCAGGCATTACACCGGCAAACGGGGATACGATATATCCATTATCGTTTTCAATATCGCAAGTATCGCGATTGTCCTTATCAATGTCATATTCTTTCAATTTCTGCCCACCTATTTCAGGATTATTTATATCGCCATTATTGTCGCTACATCTATTTATCTTGATGTCCAGCTCTTTGCCGTGTCCCAGTACAACACGGAAAACCCGGACATCATTCTGGTAGTAAAGAATATGCTCATTTTTTACCCGCTTTTGAACGCGACAGTCATCTATTCGGGTATCATCCCCGTCTCGGATGAAGGGGTCGTCTTTCAGAGTATTATCCTCGCACTGTTTATATTGGTACATCTCTATGTCATCTCCAAATACAATTTCCTGTTTGACAGGGAACTCGAACAGGAACTCAAATTCATTTCGGATGATCTTGAATCGCTTTTTGAGTTCATGCGGGAACTCGGCGGTGCCATCGCCGAAAAAGTGGGGCAGGACAAGGTCCTCAGTTACGTCATTGAATCGACCGTCAAAACAACAGCGGCGGATGCGGGCGCCATCCTTCTCATCGACGATTATGATGATATTCTCATGGTAAAGGCTGTTTCCGGGTTTTTCCCACCGTTATATGCGGTACCGAATGTGGTAAAAACGACCATTAATCGGCTCGAAACCTATTTCAAATCCACACCGATCAGGCTGGGTGAGACAATTTTCGGGGAGGTCGCAAAAACCGGCCAGCCGACACTGATAAAAAGCTCATTCGAAGACCCGAGATTAAAACATAATGTCCTCAATGACACGCTTTTTGTCAGTTCCGTTATCCTTATCCCCCTTGTCATTGAAAGAAGAGTGCTCGGCGTTCTTGCCGTGCTCAACAGGGAGCGGGGAAAGGCTTTTACTGAAAATGATTTCGAGCACCTTAAAACATTCGGGGAATACGCGGCCCTTACCATAGATTTTATCAAGAAATCCATGGAACTCCAGGAGAAAAAGGAAATCGAGAGAG of the Spirochaetales bacterium genome contains:
- a CDS encoding SpoIIE family protein phosphatase codes for the protein MSAKRPMGAFRFINYIILVLFIREMLYGVLRVIDATLELQIFDSLLCVLLVSDSIILLLYLFWLRHYTGKRGYDISIIVFNIASIAIVLINVIFFQFLPTYFRIIYIAIIVATSIYLDVQLFAVSQYNTENPDIILVVKNMLIFYPLLNATVIYSGIIPVSDEGVVFQSIILALFILVHLYVISKYNFLFDRELEQELKFISDDLESLFEFMRELGGAIAEKVGQDKVLSYVIESTVKTTAADAGAILLIDDYDDILMVKAVSGFFPPLYAVPNVVKTTINRLETYFKSTPIRLGETIFGEVAKTGQPTLIKSSFEDPRLKHNVLNDTLFVSSVILIPLVIERRVLGVLAVLNRERGKAFTENDFEHLKTFGEYAALTIDFIKKSMELQEKKEIEREITIAADIQKTLLPKKLPKLKSAVLEVFSKPAKGVSGDYYDIINLKSNKLALVICDVAGKGVPAAMVMVMIRSILHLITRSDREVHTILTWVNKGISGEIDIDHYATMSILTYDQASKELNYSNAAHHPLLIYRNGTKKIDTLDTEGLPIGIEPSTRYGQKRVKLKSGDIIILYTDGIIEAMNAKGEQYSSEKFIDLILKNSQKTPKELVEVIKADIEAFVGNKKQHDDQTLILMKVN